Proteins co-encoded in one Puntigrus tetrazona isolate hp1 chromosome 20, ASM1883169v1, whole genome shotgun sequence genomic window:
- the rab32a gene encoding ras-related protein Rab-32a, protein MAGGSVSECKEYLFKVLVIGELGVGKTSIIKRYVHQLFSQHYRATIGVDFALKVLNWDSKTLVRLQLWDIAGQERFGNMTRVYYKEAVGAFVVFDITRGSTFDAVSKWKHDLDSKVKLANGNPIPSVLLANKCDQKKDGSNNSTLMDNFCKEAGFLGWFETSAKENINVDEAARFLVENILLNDKGLPYEENNGDKIKLDQQTVPAESKSGCC, encoded by the exons ATGGCAGGCGGGTCTGTGTCGGAGTGTAAGGAGTATTTGTTTAAAGTTTTGGTAATCGGGGAACTTGGTGTGGGAAAGACGAGCATCATCAAGCGATACGTGCACCAACTCTTTTCGCAACACTACAGAGCGACCATAGGAGTGGATTTTGCGCTCAAAGTCCTTAACTGGGACAGCAAAACACTAGTGCGGCTACAGCTGTGGGACATCGCAG GTCAAGAGCGGTTTGGGAACATGACCAGAGTGTACTATAAGGAGGCAGTGGGAGCGTTTGTTGTTTTCGACATTACACGAGGCTCTACGTTCGATGCGGTTTCAAAATGGAAGCACGATTTGGACAGCAAGGTGAAACTGGCCAATGGCAATCCCATCCCTTCTGTCCTTCTCGCCAATAAATGTGACCAGAAGAAAGATGGATCCAACAATTCCACACTTATGGATAACTTCTGCAAGGAAGCTGGGTTTTTGGGCTGGTTTGAAACATCAGCTAAG GAGAACATCAACGTTGATGAGGCTGCCCGGTTCCTGGTGGAGAACATCCTTCTCAATGATAAAGGTCTTCCATATGAAGAGAACAATGGAGACAAGATTAAACTGGACCAACAAACAGTGCCTGCTGAGAGCAAGTCCGGTTGTTGTTAG